A DNA window from Paenibacillus sp. HWE-109 contains the following coding sequences:
- a CDS encoding helix-turn-helix transcriptional regulator, translated as MNKTQRLIQLMMAVNERMQFTTKEMADEFGVSERTMHRYLQELSELGMPLYTEFGPHGGFRLLKKRMLPPILFSEQEAVAMFFAFQSLQFYGALPFSAESVTALNKFYHNLPSDTKARIDALKDRVSFWTPSRTQSSPYLEQLLDAAIAEQPLFITYSSKDGDKQRVLQPIGIYSSNGFWYFPSYCFQKESILLFRADRIRALKPAGAEYSPKDFQHYTLGDWLKTGHDASKEAATLPLKVRFSPEGVRAYERSNGPDEHLERRKDGSGYLATQIHPSNLAYFSNYYLSLGKEAVVEQPPAMVQWIREQIQAMQIAYGKVSQ; from the coding sequence ATGAACAAAACGCAGCGGCTAATCCAATTGATGATGGCTGTCAATGAGCGCATGCAATTCACAACGAAGGAAATGGCTGATGAATTCGGTGTTTCCGAGCGCACCATGCACCGCTATTTGCAAGAGTTAAGCGAACTCGGGATGCCGCTTTACACCGAATTCGGCCCGCATGGCGGTTTTCGCTTGCTGAAAAAGCGAATGCTCCCGCCGATTCTTTTTTCGGAACAAGAAGCCGTCGCCATGTTCTTCGCCTTTCAATCGCTTCAGTTTTATGGGGCGCTTCCTTTTTCAGCGGAATCTGTGACCGCTCTGAATAAGTTCTATCACAACCTGCCATCGGATACGAAAGCCCGAATCGATGCCTTGAAAGACCGCGTCTCGTTCTGGACACCCAGCCGGACGCAAAGTTCGCCTTACTTAGAGCAGCTGCTGGACGCAGCGATTGCCGAGCAGCCCCTGTTCATCACCTATAGTTCCAAGGATGGCGATAAACAGAGAGTCTTGCAGCCTATCGGCATTTACTCATCCAATGGCTTCTGGTATTTCCCCTCTTATTGTTTCCAAAAAGAATCCATTCTCCTGTTTCGAGCTGACCGGATTCGAGCTTTGAAACCAGCCGGAGCTGAGTATTCACCCAAAGACTTTCAGCATTACACACTTGGAGACTGGCTGAAAACTGGGCATGATGCAAGTAAAGAAGCTGCCACACTTCCTTTGAAGGTCAGATTTAGTCCTGAAGGCGTAAGAGCCTATGAACGAAGCAATGGCCCTGATGAACATTTGGAACGCAGGAAAGATGGCAGCGGTTATTTGGCGACCCAGATTCACCCAAGCAATTTAGCATACTTTTCCAACTATTATTTAAGTTTAGGCAAAGAGGCTGTCGTGGAACAACCTCCAGCTATGGTCCAGTGGATACGTGAGCAAATTCAGGCGATGCAGATCGCGTACGGCAAGGTTTCTCAGTGA
- a CDS encoding NAD/NADP transhydrogenase alpha subunit, with the protein MKCIAVYTNSFELFSDIFEQVINTPLADNEEKVIEGVTVSESGEVPQNYIDKMKTKTEVVVMKVKDSDITILQHRDVFEIFLPEKEKAVIS; encoded by the coding sequence ATGAAATGCATCGCCGTATACACGAATAGCTTCGAATTGTTCTCTGATATTTTTGAGCAAGTGATTAATACACCATTAGCTGATAACGAAGAAAAAGTCATAGAAGGTGTTACTGTCAGTGAATCTGGTGAGGTTCCACAGAACTACATAGACAAAATGAAAACAAAAACTGAAGTTGTTGTTATGAAGGTCAAAGATTCCGATATCACGATCTTGCAGCACCGTGACGTTTTTGAAATTTTCTTGCCGGAAAAAGAAAAAGCCGTTATCTCCTAA
- a CDS encoding N-acetylmuramoyl-L-alanine amidase family protein, with amino-acid sequence MMKFPAFCLILLVCMLLLPSYALGAESPAVIKLFMNEKRLTSTEVAPHVVSGNTIVPVRIIVQEIGAKVTWNAAARQVTIVKDDVNIQLVIDSKMAVINGAKEQMEVAPVIENGNTMLPLSFIGKRMGIEFKWDAATSSVHMFKPEDGDSKPVTGPVDNVDKPENGGVTTPKPTKPGTGTNPNPGTGTDPTTPDQNVHLLTSISLTDKELIVNAKDGTLAPIMMKLANPNRLVFDFPNTKLDESLQKLLVNNAGELPSKHALVQKIRFSNFADNPATVRIILDLKGAADYKTQVSKLPNQWSASIVEHQLTVVIDAGHGDQDPGALSITGKHEKEFTLATAKKVEKLLAQDKRVVVMMTRADDTFIPLDDRVSFANNNMVDLFLSIHGNSAKATVSGTETYYNRPESIDFANVVHEKVVAATGFPDRKVRQADYRVITKTTMPAVLVEVGYLSNKNDETAMYKEAFQDKVAASIAAAIKQYLGLK; translated from the coding sequence ATGATGAAATTTCCTGCATTTTGTTTGATTTTGTTAGTCTGTATGCTGCTGCTTCCATCTTACGCGCTTGGCGCAGAATCGCCTGCGGTTATCAAGCTGTTTATGAATGAGAAAAGATTGACTTCAACAGAGGTTGCCCCCCATGTCGTCAGTGGGAATACAATCGTTCCCGTGCGTATTATTGTTCAAGAAATCGGTGCCAAAGTAACCTGGAATGCAGCCGCTCGCCAAGTAACGATTGTCAAGGATGACGTGAATATCCAATTGGTGATCGATAGCAAAATGGCTGTCATTAACGGTGCAAAAGAACAGATGGAAGTAGCCCCAGTCATTGAGAATGGCAATACCATGCTTCCGCTAAGTTTCATCGGCAAAAGAATGGGTATAGAATTTAAATGGGATGCTGCGACTTCATCCGTTCATATGTTCAAGCCAGAGGATGGCGATTCCAAGCCGGTTACAGGACCCGTCGATAACGTCGATAAGCCTGAGAATGGCGGTGTAACAACGCCGAAACCGACCAAGCCAGGAACGGGGACAAATCCAAACCCAGGAACAGGCACGGACCCGACAACGCCTGATCAGAATGTGCATTTGCTTACGTCAATCTCACTTACTGACAAAGAATTGATCGTAAACGCCAAGGATGGCACGCTTGCTCCAATTATGATGAAGCTTGCTAATCCAAACAGACTTGTCTTTGATTTCCCCAATACGAAGTTGGATGAGTCACTCCAAAAATTGCTAGTTAACAACGCAGGGGAGCTGCCATCCAAGCATGCGCTTGTGCAGAAAATTCGCTTCTCCAACTTCGCGGATAATCCAGCTACGGTGCGAATTATCCTTGATTTAAAAGGCGCTGCGGACTATAAGACGCAAGTGTCGAAGCTTCCCAATCAGTGGTCGGCTTCCATTGTGGAGCACCAATTAACAGTGGTTATTGATGCTGGTCACGGTGACCAAGATCCAGGTGCTTTATCCATTACTGGGAAGCACGAGAAGGAATTCACACTTGCTACAGCGAAGAAGGTAGAGAAGCTGCTGGCTCAAGACAAGCGTGTGGTGGTCATGATGACAAGAGCGGATGACACTTTCATCCCGCTTGATGATCGTGTTTCTTTTGCCAATAACAACATGGTGGATCTGTTCTTATCCATTCATGGGAACAGTGCCAAAGCAACCGTATCAGGAACAGAAACGTACTATAACAGACCGGAAAGTATAGATTTTGCCAATGTCGTTCATGAGAAAGTGGTTGCTGCGACAGGATTTCCAGATCGTAAAGTGCGTCAAGCCGATTATCGTGTTATTACCAAAACGACGATGCCGGCTGTGCTCGTTGAGGTTGGCTACTTATCCAACAAGAATGACGAAACAGCGATGTACAAGGAAGCTTTTCAAGATAAGGTAGCAGCTTCAATCGCTGCAGCTATTAAGCAATATTTAGGCCTCAAATAA
- the nth gene encoding endonuclease III, protein MTQKIVRHILDTIAELFPDAHCELRHSNPFELTIAVLLSAQCTDETVNKVTLDLFQKYKTPEDYLAVPLGELEQDIRRIGLFRNKASHIQKLCQLLLDKFDGEIPQKHEQLVELPGVGRKTANVVVSNAFGVPAIAVDTHVERVAKRLGLVGWDDSVLEVEKKLMKKVPKEEWTLTHHRLIFFGRYHCKAQNPMCTVCPLLDICREGKKRMKPGAIRKTITNK, encoded by the coding sequence ATGACGCAGAAAATCGTAAGGCATATTTTGGATACCATAGCTGAACTTTTTCCGGATGCACATTGTGAGCTGCGCCATAGTAATCCGTTTGAACTCACGATTGCTGTTTTGTTGTCAGCGCAATGTACCGATGAAACCGTCAACAAGGTGACATTGGATTTATTTCAGAAATATAAGACACCTGAAGATTATTTGGCAGTTCCCTTGGGGGAGCTTGAGCAGGATATTCGTCGGATTGGACTATTTCGAAATAAGGCAAGCCATATTCAGAAATTGTGTCAGCTGTTACTGGACAAGTTTGATGGAGAAATTCCCCAGAAGCACGAGCAATTGGTCGAGCTCCCTGGTGTAGGCCGTAAAACGGCGAATGTCGTGGTATCGAACGCATTTGGTGTTCCTGCGATTGCCGTTGACACGCATGTCGAACGAGTCGCCAAACGATTAGGCCTGGTAGGTTGGGATGATTCGGTGCTAGAAGTTGAGAAGAAACTGATGAAGAAGGTGCCCAAGGAAGAATGGACGCTGACGCATCATCGTTTGATCTTCTTTGGCCGTTATCACTGCAAAGCACAAAACCCGATGTGCACGGTATGCCCGCTGTTGGATATATGCCGTGAAGGGAAGAAGCGTATGAAACCAGGCGCAATTAGGAAAACTATTACAAACAAATGA
- a CDS encoding LysR family transcriptional regulator, with protein MELRQLQYAIQIAIERNFSRAAEKLHIAQPSLSQQLSKLEKEIGVLLFQRSTNSVELTHAGSLFVEKSQKILDMVEQLKKEMEDISQMKKGRLVVGSMPITGSTILPFVVPVFQAAYPDIEISLVEETSSNLETLTMSGQTDISLLSLPLREDSLIYETILEEEIVLAVPPQHLLATSKEPVRIEQLERDSFIALKKGQGFRKLTLELCQKAGIIPNIVFESSNMETVQSLVAAGMGIAFVPYLISKRSFSELSPIHLQLEGRPTRTLVIAYRKGRYLSKAAEAFVATMKEVMNSTE; from the coding sequence ATGGAATTACGCCAACTACAATACGCGATTCAAATTGCCATCGAACGCAATTTCTCAAGAGCCGCGGAAAAGCTGCATATTGCCCAGCCCTCCCTTAGCCAGCAATTATCCAAACTGGAGAAGGAGATTGGCGTTCTGCTTTTCCAACGCAGCACGAATTCTGTGGAGCTCACGCACGCAGGTTCCCTATTTGTCGAAAAATCACAAAAAATTCTCGACATGGTGGAACAGCTCAAAAAAGAGATGGAGGACATCTCGCAGATGAAAAAAGGGCGACTTGTCGTCGGCAGCATGCCGATTACCGGATCGACCATTCTGCCCTTTGTTGTCCCAGTCTTTCAAGCGGCCTACCCGGACATCGAAATTTCTCTGGTTGAGGAAACATCTTCGAATCTAGAAACGCTGACGATGAGCGGGCAAACGGATATCTCGCTGCTCTCTTTGCCGCTGCGTGAAGATTCACTTATCTATGAGACCATATTGGAAGAAGAAATTGTCCTCGCCGTTCCTCCCCAGCATCTACTGGCGACAAGCAAGGAACCGGTCCGAATTGAACAATTGGAACGCGACTCCTTCATTGCGCTGAAAAAAGGTCAAGGATTCCGAAAACTCACCTTGGAATTGTGCCAAAAAGCCGGCATCATTCCCAATATCGTCTTCGAATCCAGCAACATGGAGACGGTTCAATCGCTTGTCGCAGCTGGGATGGGCATTGCATTTGTCCCTTATTTAATTTCCAAAAGAAGCTTTAGCGAGCTGTCTCCTATCCATCTTCAGCTCGAGGGCAGGCCGACCAGAACGTTGGTTATCGCTTATCGCAAGGGCAGATATCTGTCCAAAGCTGCAGAAGCCTTCGTGGCCACGATGAAAGAAGTTATGAATTCAACCGAATAG
- the leuC gene encoding 3-isopropylmalate dehydratase large subunit — MSKKTMFEKIWDNHVINQEEGKPSVIYIDLQLVHEVTSPQAFEGLRLSGRKVRRPDLTFATMDHNVPTKDRFNITDPISKQQIDTLSQNCRDFGVTLFDLDSIDQGVVHVMGPELGLTHPGKTIVCGDSHTSTHGAFGALAFGIGTSEVEHVLATQTLQQSRAKSLEVRITGNLKPGVTAKDLILGVIAKYGTDFATGYVIEYTGEAIRSLSMEERMTVCNMSIEGGARAGLIAPDATTFNYLRGREYVPQGADFDAAVAEWATLVTDEGAEYDWVLEFDADTLIPQVTWGTSPGMGTGVNALVPDPQSFETENERKAAEKALEYMDLTPGTPMTDLKVDYVFIGSCTNGRIEDLRAAAKIAQGYTVDPSVTAIVVPGSGRVKIQAEKEGLDKIFSNAGFEWRDAGCSMCLAMNPDVLQPGQRCASTSNRNFEGRQGRGGRTHLVSPAMAVAAAIKGHFYDVRDWEIKEYQQA; from the coding sequence ATGAGTAAAAAGACAATGTTTGAGAAAATCTGGGATAATCACGTAATTAACCAGGAAGAAGGCAAACCTAGCGTTATCTATATTGACTTGCAACTGGTGCACGAAGTAACTTCTCCACAAGCGTTCGAAGGACTTCGCTTATCGGGTCGTAAAGTTCGCAGACCTGATCTGACTTTTGCAACAATGGATCATAACGTACCAACGAAGGATCGCTTCAACATCACAGATCCGATTTCCAAGCAACAAATTGATACACTTTCCCAAAATTGCCGTGATTTCGGCGTTACACTGTTCGACCTAGACAGCATCGACCAAGGTGTCGTGCACGTTATGGGTCCAGAACTTGGCCTTACACACCCAGGTAAAACGATCGTTTGCGGCGATAGTCATACTTCCACTCACGGTGCGTTCGGTGCGCTTGCTTTCGGTATCGGAACAAGTGAAGTTGAACACGTGCTTGCAACGCAAACACTGCAACAGTCCAGAGCTAAATCTTTGGAAGTACGCATTACTGGCAACTTGAAACCAGGCGTTACAGCAAAAGATCTTATCTTGGGCGTAATTGCCAAATACGGCACGGATTTCGCAACTGGGTACGTTATTGAATACACAGGCGAAGCGATCCGCAGTCTTTCCATGGAAGAGCGTATGACGGTTTGTAACATGTCCATTGAAGGTGGAGCGAGAGCAGGTTTGATTGCTCCTGACGCAACGACTTTCAACTATCTGCGTGGTCGTGAATACGTGCCGCAAGGTGCTGATTTCGATGCAGCGGTAGCAGAATGGGCTACGCTTGTGACTGATGAAGGCGCTGAGTATGATTGGGTGTTGGAATTTGACGCAGACACGTTGATCCCGCAAGTAACCTGGGGAACTAGCCCGGGTATGGGTACTGGCGTAAACGCGCTTGTTCCGGATCCGCAAAGCTTCGAAACTGAGAATGAACGCAAAGCGGCTGAAAAAGCGCTTGAATATATGGATTTAACCCCAGGTACGCCTATGACGGACCTCAAAGTGGATTATGTTTTCATCGGTTCCTGTACCAATGGACGTATTGAAGATCTTCGTGCAGCTGCCAAAATTGCACAAGGCTACACAGTTGATCCTAGTGTAACGGCTATCGTCGTACCAGGTTCAGGCCGCGTCAAAATTCAAGCTGAAAAAGAAGGCTTGGACAAAATTTTCTCTAATGCGGGCTTCGAATGGCGCGATGCAGGCTGCAGCATGTGTCTGGCTATGAACCCAGACGTTCTGCAACCAGGTCAACGCTGTGCATCTACGTCCAACCGTAACTTCGAAGGCCGTCAAGGCCGCGGCGGACGCACGCATCTGGTTTCACCAGCTATGGCGGTTGCAGCAGCGATCAAAGGTCATTTCTACGATGTTCGTGATTGGGAAATCAAAGAATACCAACAAGCTTAA
- the leuD gene encoding 3-isopropylmalate dehydratase small subunit, with the protein MEALKQHTGLVGPVDRVNVDTDAIIPKQFLKRIERSGFGQFLFFEWRWDEAGNVIESFPLNQDRYQGASVLLSRANFGCGSSREHAPWAIQDFGFRVIIAPSYADIFYNNCFKNSILPIKLSEEQVDDLFARTAKYEGYKLSVDLENNKLTDEHGLEITFNIDEHRRQFLLQGLDDIGLTLQHEAKITAYEQAHQKRLAYK; encoded by the coding sequence ATGGAAGCTTTGAAACAACATACAGGCCTAGTCGGTCCCGTGGATCGTGTAAATGTAGATACAGATGCTATTATTCCTAAGCAATTTCTCAAAAGAATCGAACGCTCCGGCTTCGGACAATTCCTTTTCTTCGAATGGAGATGGGATGAAGCGGGGAATGTGATTGAGAGCTTCCCGTTAAACCAAGATCGCTACCAAGGAGCATCCGTCTTGCTCTCCAGAGCGAACTTCGGCTGCGGATCTTCCCGTGAGCATGCACCTTGGGCGATTCAAGATTTCGGATTCCGCGTCATCATCGCGCCATCCTATGCGGATATTTTCTACAACAACTGTTTCAAAAACAGCATTTTGCCAATCAAGCTGTCCGAAGAGCAAGTGGATGATTTGTTTGCTCGTACAGCGAAATATGAAGGCTACAAGCTGAGTGTCGATCTTGAAAACAACAAGCTGACAGATGAGCATGGCTTGGAAATTACGTTCAACATCGATGAGCACCGTCGTCAATTCTTGCTGCAAGGCTTGGATGATATCGGTTTGACATTGCAGCACGAAGCAAAAATTACAGCTTATGAGCAAGCGCACCAAAAACGTTTGGCTTATAAATAA
- a CDS encoding S-layer homology domain-containing protein, with amino-acid sequence MKNKKLASAIVSSLIVTSLAGTPALAAESTQTPQTSATTVKTSFPDVSTDYWGIRHISKLALEGIIDGFEDGAYRAENSVTQQDVLIMATRMMGLQGEVDAMTTSTVFPDFMLVDNYARNYVAIALQKGLISNEEEKERSAGDKSKDKWGQRKATREWVAEVVIKAIGKASFAQSLSSTTTAFKDNSTISSTTLGYVNAAVALKIVDGFEDGTFQPKGAVTRAQMAAFLSRSQKELVNLPSRVKKGYLTTLTSGSIGLMDKDGNTSTYKLSSNAVFYGNKNDTAIAANTLEETYEVSIVQVNGTAYYVEILSDQLQLDIKEGSLLKLNLSTMKATLDDYESYDLASDVSVTDAQGRGLSLGDVVAGSKIQLRKSKIVKTDKYTSIIVKQVPVNKTSTGAIQTINKDALQVTILETASGQAETYSFSSSLVATLADNTLVDINSLHVGDTVDYTVKNNEVVKVVVKKQADVGVSVEGTLKGLSDDKTYLTITKATGSALAAYLLSDNVRVQINGLDTASIYDIAPGDQLKLDVLNNKVTLITVTNRSIDNLYFAKIDSYNTVSKALTVIDNKGDLHAYKLTDTVSISYAGTSLPFSSFSGTFTAGKYVDLLVSKNTVTQIKMSAQLDGALTQLNLQTNNITLKTDSGQNLTFKLTYAPQVELANKPNSTLSDLKVGDNVSLLLSFDQGIVTKIVTSKTALYKTAIINVNSKQLTVTDEANTTFAISLDGVPIVKADQTVGTLSDFAIDDYVKLTFKGLAVLKAEIISPVRGKVTAVNAASTSLTIQDFSGKNQVINAGSNYGVKLNGGLDWSFSSIKVGDRVQVMKDASDKVLIQVAVASKREVDNYNNIVNQFNFKATTSSDKTTYNIFPRAYYHKGTDLVAPTSFVSGDIVTIYVLDNKLVEIEK; translated from the coding sequence ATGAAAAATAAGAAATTGGCTAGTGCAATTGTAAGTTCATTAATCGTAACAAGCTTGGCGGGAACACCGGCATTGGCGGCAGAATCTACACAGACACCACAAACGAGTGCAACGACTGTTAAAACTTCATTTCCTGACGTAAGTACGGATTATTGGGGTATTCGTCATATATCCAAACTGGCTCTGGAAGGCATTATTGATGGATTTGAAGACGGTGCTTACCGTGCGGAGAATTCCGTTACACAGCAGGATGTATTGATTATGGCCACTCGGATGATGGGTCTGCAAGGCGAAGTCGATGCCATGACAACGTCAACAGTTTTCCCTGATTTCATGCTTGTAGATAATTATGCTCGTAATTATGTAGCTATTGCCCTTCAAAAGGGACTCATTTCCAATGAGGAAGAGAAAGAAAGAAGCGCAGGCGATAAGTCCAAGGACAAATGGGGACAAAGAAAAGCAACGAGAGAATGGGTTGCAGAAGTTGTCATCAAGGCGATTGGCAAAGCTTCCTTTGCGCAGAGTTTATCATCGACCACAACGGCGTTCAAAGATAACAGCACGATCAGCAGTACGACCCTCGGTTATGTCAATGCAGCCGTCGCACTCAAAATCGTTGACGGGTTTGAAGATGGCACTTTTCAACCCAAAGGGGCTGTGACACGCGCGCAGATGGCGGCATTTTTGAGCCGTTCGCAAAAGGAATTAGTGAATTTGCCTTCACGTGTCAAAAAAGGCTATTTGACTACTTTAACAAGCGGCAGCATTGGTCTGATGGATAAAGACGGCAATACGAGTACATATAAATTGTCCTCAAATGCTGTGTTCTATGGCAACAAGAATGATACAGCAATTGCAGCAAATACACTTGAAGAAACGTACGAAGTATCCATCGTTCAAGTCAATGGCACTGCATACTATGTTGAGATTCTAAGTGATCAATTGCAGTTGGATATTAAAGAAGGCAGCTTGCTAAAATTAAACCTGTCAACGATGAAAGCAACGTTGGATGATTATGAGAGTTATGACTTGGCATCGGATGTTAGTGTGACAGACGCTCAAGGGCGCGGGCTAAGTCTAGGGGATGTTGTTGCAGGCAGCAAGATTCAATTGCGCAAAAGCAAGATTGTAAAGACAGATAAATATACATCCATTATCGTGAAACAAGTTCCTGTAAACAAAACATCAACAGGTGCTATTCAAACAATAAACAAAGATGCCTTGCAAGTTACCATTTTGGAAACAGCATCGGGACAAGCGGAAACATATAGTTTCTCTAGCAGCCTGGTTGCAACTTTGGCGGATAACACGCTAGTGGATATCAATTCCCTGCATGTGGGAGATACCGTTGACTACACGGTGAAGAATAACGAAGTCGTGAAGGTCGTTGTCAAAAAGCAAGCGGATGTTGGCGTAAGCGTGGAGGGGACACTTAAGGGTTTAAGTGATGACAAGACCTATCTTACCATTACTAAGGCGACTGGCTCCGCATTAGCTGCTTATTTACTATCAGATAATGTTCGAGTTCAAATCAATGGTTTAGATACGGCGAGTATTTATGATATTGCGCCAGGAGATCAGCTGAAATTAGATGTGTTGAATAACAAAGTTACGTTAATTACTGTTACGAACCGTTCAATTGATAATCTCTACTTTGCTAAGATTGACAGCTATAATACTGTGTCAAAAGCATTAACTGTTATAGATAATAAAGGAGATCTACACGCTTATAAATTAACGGATACGGTTTCGATTTCTTATGCAGGAACTTCACTTCCTTTCTCAAGTTTCAGCGGAACATTTACTGCTGGGAAATATGTGGATTTATTAGTTTCCAAAAATACCGTGACGCAAATTAAAATGTCCGCCCAATTGGACGGGGCATTAACGCAATTGAATTTGCAAACGAATAATATCACTTTAAAAACGGACAGCGGTCAAAACTTAACGTTCAAGCTGACGTATGCGCCGCAAGTTGAGCTTGCCAATAAGCCGAATAGCACGCTGTCTGATTTAAAAGTGGGGGATAATGTTAGTTTGCTTCTCAGCTTCGATCAAGGGATTGTAACGAAAATTGTGACAAGCAAGACAGCCCTATACAAAACTGCAATTATTAATGTGAATAGCAAACAATTAACTGTCACCGATGAGGCTAATACGACTTTTGCCATTTCCTTAGATGGTGTACCGATTGTTAAAGCAGATCAAACCGTTGGAACACTGTCCGATTTTGCCATTGATGATTATGTGAAATTGACGTTCAAAGGGCTTGCCGTTTTGAAAGCTGAGATTATTTCTCCGGTTCGCGGTAAAGTCACAGCGGTGAATGCAGCGAGCACAAGTTTAACGATTCAGGACTTCTCTGGCAAGAATCAAGTTATTAATGCAGGCAGCAACTATGGAGTTAAATTGAATGGCGGCTTGGATTGGAGTTTCTCCTCTATCAAAGTGGGGGATCGTGTTCAAGTGATGAAAGATGCGAGCGATAAAGTGCTCATTCAAGTTGCCGTGGCTTCCAAACGCGAAGTGGACAACTACAACAATATCGTCAACCAATTTAACTTCAAAGCAACAACATCCAGTGATAAAACTACTTATAATATTTTCCCTCGAGCTTATTATCACAAAGGGACAGATCTCGTAGCGCCAACCTCTTTTGTGAGCGGTGATATTGTTACAATCTACGTCCTGGATAACAAACTTGTTGAGATTGAAAAATAG
- a CDS encoding lmo0937 family membrane protein produces MLWTIFVIILVMWALGMGFGIGGSLIHLLLVVALISLIFNLVTGRRSS; encoded by the coding sequence ATGTTATGGACAATCTTCGTCATTATATTAGTTATGTGGGCTTTGGGTATGGGTTTTGGCATTGGAGGCAGCTTGATTCATTTGCTGCTTGTCGTGGCTTTAATCTCATTAATCTTCAATTTGGTTACAGGTCGCAGAAGCAGTTAG
- a CDS encoding GerMN domain-containing protein, whose protein sequence is MTKTSRLLHGVLLVSAITLTLSACGQKPQLTGAATPQPTTAPISTPVTPSATPMPTPTPDPLKQKKVNVFFSDQDEMKLIEKEVTISYKLDADVYEAALNALKKSDDPKAVPLFDDLKFTSVAFDKAKGELKLDMKFGPKTQLGAPGEDLFLQALKKTVFQFPEVKSVYVLKDGKQVDSLMGHLELPYPIKRPN, encoded by the coding sequence ATGACGAAAACAAGTCGCCTATTACATGGGGTTCTGCTTGTAAGTGCCATCACGTTGACTTTAAGTGCCTGTGGTCAGAAACCTCAGCTCACAGGAGCAGCAACACCGCAACCTACAACGGCACCCATCTCGACACCGGTGACACCAAGTGCAACACCCATGCCTACACCAACACCTGATCCTTTGAAGCAAAAAAAGGTCAACGTTTTTTTTAGTGATCAAGACGAAATGAAGCTGATTGAAAAAGAAGTGACGATCAGCTACAAGCTGGATGCAGATGTGTATGAAGCAGCATTGAATGCGCTCAAGAAGTCTGACGATCCCAAAGCAGTTCCTTTGTTCGATGATTTGAAATTCACCAGTGTTGCATTTGACAAAGCCAAAGGTGAACTGAAATTGGATATGAAATTCGGTCCCAAAACGCAGCTTGGCGCGCCAGGTGAGGATTTATTTTTGCAAGCCCTCAAAAAAACCGTTTTTCAATTTCCGGAAGTGAAGTCTGTCTATGTGCTGAAAGATGGCAAACAAGTGGACAGCTTGATGGGACATCTGGAACTTCCATACCCGATTAAAAGACCTAACTAA